One region of Triticum aestivum cultivar Chinese Spring chromosome 6B, IWGSC CS RefSeq v2.1, whole genome shotgun sequence genomic DNA includes:
- the LOC123136961 gene encoding probable histone deacetylase 19 isoform X1, which translates to MDPSSAGAGGNSLPSVGPDGQKRRVCYFYDSEVGNYYYGQGHPMKPHRIRMTHSLLAQYGLLDQMQVLRPNPARDRDLCRFHADDYISFLRSVTPETQQDQIRALKRFNVGEDCPVFDGLYSFCQTYAGASVGGAVKLNHGLDIAINWSGGLHHAKKCEASGFCYVNDIVLAILELLKHHQRVLYVDIDIHHGDGVEEAFYTTDRVMTVSFHKFGDYFPGTGDVRDIGHSKGKYYSLNVPLDDGIDDESYQSLFKPIMAKVMEVFQPGAVVLQCGADSLSGDRLGCFNLSIRGHAECVKYMRSFNVPLLLLGGGGYTIRNVARCWCYETGVALGQELEDKMPVNEYYEYFGPDYTLHVAPSNMENKNTRYELDNIRTKLLDNLSKLRHAPSVQFQERPPDTEFPEPDEDEDDQDERHDDPDSDMEMDYHTPLEDSARRITIQGTRVKRESAGAETKDQQDGSRVTGEHRGPEPMAEDMGPSKQAHQVDANAMTVDEPGIVKTESGSSTKLPDPPAIYQKP; encoded by the exons atGGACCCTTCCTCGGCCGGCGCTGGCGGCAACTCGCTGCCGTCGGTCGGCCCCGACGGGCAGAAGCGGCGCGTGTGCTACTTCTACGACTCGGAGGTGGGCAACTACTACTACGGGCAGGGCCACCCGATGAAGCCGCACCGCATCCGCATGACCCACTCGCTGCTGGCGCAGTACGGCCTCCTCGACCAGATGCAGGTGCTGCGCCCCAACCCCGCCCGCGACCGCGACCTCTGCCGCTTCCACGCCGACGACTACATCTCCTTCCTCCGCTCCGTCACGCCCGAGACGCAGCAGGACCAGATCCGGGCCCTCAAGCGCTTCAACGTCGGCGAGGACTGCCCCGTCTTCGACGGCCTCTACAGCTTCTGCCAGACCTACGCGGGGGCCTCCGTCGGCGGCGCCGTCAAGCTCAACCACGGCCTTGACATCGCCATCAACTGGTCGGGGGGCCTGCACCACGCGAAGAAGTGCGAGGCCTCAGGGTTCTGCTACGTCAACGACATCGTACTCGCCATACTCGAGCTCCTCAAGCACCACCAG CGAGTTCTCTATGTCGATATTGATATCCACCATGGTGACGGAGTTGAGGAGGCATTCTACACGACAGACAGGGTTATGACAGTCTCATTCCACAAGTTTGGGGATTATTTCCCAGGTACAGGGGATGTCCGTGATATTGGGCATTCAAAAGGAAAGTATTACTCCCTTAATGTCCCTCTGGATGATGGGATTGACGACGAAAGCTACCAGTCCCTGTTTAAGCCTATAATGGCCAAAGTTATGGAGGTTTTCCAGCCTGGTGCAGTTGTTCTTCAATGTGGCGCCGATTCGTTATCTGGGGATAGGTTGGGTTGCTTCAATCTTTCGATCAGAGGTCATGCAGAATGCGTGAAGTACATGAGGTCTTTCAATGTTCCATTGTtgcttcttggcggtggtggctaTACCATAAGAAATGTCGCACGATGTTGGTGTTATGAG ACAGGAGTTGCACTTGGCCAAGAGCTCGAGGATAAGATGCCTGTCAATGAGTACTATGAATACTTCGGTCCAGATTACACTCTTCATGTAGCACCAAGTAACATGGAGAACAAAAATACACGCTACGAACTGGATAATATAAGAACCAAACTTCTTGACAATCTTTCAAAACTTCGACATGCCCCTAGCGTTCAGTTTCAAGAGCGACCTCCTGATACTGAGTTCCCTGAG CCGGATGAAGATGAAGACGATCAGGATGAAAGGCATGATGACCCTGATTCTGATATGGAAATGGATTATCACACACCTTTGGAAGACTCAGCAag GAGAATCACTATTCAAGGTACAAGAGTTAAGAGAGAATCAGCTGGAGCTGAGACAAAAGATCAG CAGGATGGTAGCAGAGTAACAGGTGAACATAGAGGACCAGAACCTATGGCAGAAGACATGGGTCCCTCCAAGCAAGCTCAT CAGGTCGACGCTAATGCCATGACCGTGGATGAGCCCGGAATTGTCAAGACCGAATCAGGAAGCTCTACCAAGTTGCCTGACCCACCAGCCATCTACCAGAAGCCATGA
- the LOC123136961 gene encoding probable histone deacetylase 19 isoform X3, whose amino-acid sequence MDPSSAGAGGNSLPSVGPDGQKRRVCYFYDSEVGNYYYGQGHPMKPHRIRMTHSLLAQYGLLDQMQVLRPNPARDRDLCRFHADDYISFLRSVTPETQQDQIRALKRFNVGEDCPVFDGLYSFCQTYAGASVGGAVKLNHGLDIAINWSGGLHHAKKCEASGFCYVNDIVLAILELLKHHQRVLYVDIDIHHGDGVEEAFYTTDRVMTVSFHKFGDYFPGTGDVRDIGHSKGKYYSLNVPLDDGIDDESYQSLFKPIMAKVMEVFQPGAVVLQCGADSLSGDRLGCFNLSIRGHAECVKYMRSFNVPLLLLGGGGYTIRNVARCWCYETGVALGQELEDKMPVNEYYEYFGPDYTLHVAPSNMENKNTRYELDNIRTKLLDNLSKLRHAPSVQFQERPPDTEFPEPDEDEDDQDERHDDPDSDMEMDYHTPLEDSARRITIQGTRVKRESAGAETKDQDGSRVTGEHRGPEPMAEDMGPSKQAHQVDANAMTVDEPGIVKTESGSSTKLPDPPAIYQKP is encoded by the exons atGGACCCTTCCTCGGCCGGCGCTGGCGGCAACTCGCTGCCGTCGGTCGGCCCCGACGGGCAGAAGCGGCGCGTGTGCTACTTCTACGACTCGGAGGTGGGCAACTACTACTACGGGCAGGGCCACCCGATGAAGCCGCACCGCATCCGCATGACCCACTCGCTGCTGGCGCAGTACGGCCTCCTCGACCAGATGCAGGTGCTGCGCCCCAACCCCGCCCGCGACCGCGACCTCTGCCGCTTCCACGCCGACGACTACATCTCCTTCCTCCGCTCCGTCACGCCCGAGACGCAGCAGGACCAGATCCGGGCCCTCAAGCGCTTCAACGTCGGCGAGGACTGCCCCGTCTTCGACGGCCTCTACAGCTTCTGCCAGACCTACGCGGGGGCCTCCGTCGGCGGCGCCGTCAAGCTCAACCACGGCCTTGACATCGCCATCAACTGGTCGGGGGGCCTGCACCACGCGAAGAAGTGCGAGGCCTCAGGGTTCTGCTACGTCAACGACATCGTACTCGCCATACTCGAGCTCCTCAAGCACCACCAG CGAGTTCTCTATGTCGATATTGATATCCACCATGGTGACGGAGTTGAGGAGGCATTCTACACGACAGACAGGGTTATGACAGTCTCATTCCACAAGTTTGGGGATTATTTCCCAGGTACAGGGGATGTCCGTGATATTGGGCATTCAAAAGGAAAGTATTACTCCCTTAATGTCCCTCTGGATGATGGGATTGACGACGAAAGCTACCAGTCCCTGTTTAAGCCTATAATGGCCAAAGTTATGGAGGTTTTCCAGCCTGGTGCAGTTGTTCTTCAATGTGGCGCCGATTCGTTATCTGGGGATAGGTTGGGTTGCTTCAATCTTTCGATCAGAGGTCATGCAGAATGCGTGAAGTACATGAGGTCTTTCAATGTTCCATTGTtgcttcttggcggtggtggctaTACCATAAGAAATGTCGCACGATGTTGGTGTTATGAG ACAGGAGTTGCACTTGGCCAAGAGCTCGAGGATAAGATGCCTGTCAATGAGTACTATGAATACTTCGGTCCAGATTACACTCTTCATGTAGCACCAAGTAACATGGAGAACAAAAATACACGCTACGAACTGGATAATATAAGAACCAAACTTCTTGACAATCTTTCAAAACTTCGACATGCCCCTAGCGTTCAGTTTCAAGAGCGACCTCCTGATACTGAGTTCCCTGAG CCGGATGAAGATGAAGACGATCAGGATGAAAGGCATGATGACCCTGATTCTGATATGGAAATGGATTATCACACACCTTTGGAAGACTCAGCAag GAGAATCACTATTCAAGGTACAAGAGTTAAGAGAGAATCAGCTGGAGCTGAGACAAAAGATCAG GATGGTAGCAGAGTAACAGGTGAACATAGAGGACCAGAACCTATGGCAGAAGACATGGGTCCCTCCAAGCAAGCTCAT CAGGTCGACGCTAATGCCATGACCGTGGATGAGCCCGGAATTGTCAAGACCGAATCAGGAAGCTCTACCAAGTTGCCTGACCCACCAGCCATCTACCAGAAGCCATGA
- the LOC123136961 gene encoding probable histone deacetylase 19 isoform X2 → MDPSSAGAGGNSLPSVGPDGQKRRVCYFYDSEVGNYYYGQGHPMKPHRIRMTHSLLAQYGLLDQMQVLRPNPARDRDLCRFHADDYISFLRSVTPETQQDQIRALKRFNVGEDCPVFDGLYSFCQTYAGASVGGAVKLNHGLDIAINWSGGLHHAKKCEASGFCYVNDIVLAILELLKHHQRVLYVDIDIHHGDGVEEAFYTTDRVMTVSFHKFGDYFPGTGDVRDIGHSKGKYYSLNVPLDDGIDDESYQSLFKPIMAKVMEVFQPGAVVLQCGADSLSGDRLGCFNLSIRGHAECVKYMRSFNVPLLLLGGGGYTIRNVARCWCYETGVALGQELEDKMPVNEYYEYFGPDYTLHVAPSNMENKNTRYELDNIRTKLLDNLSKLRHAPSVQFQERPPDTEFPEPDEDEDDQDERHDDPDSDMEMDYHTPLEDSARRITIQGTRVKRESAGAETKDQQDGSRVTGEHRGPEPMAEDMGPSKQAHVDANAMTVDEPGIVKTESGSSTKLPDPPAIYQKP, encoded by the exons atGGACCCTTCCTCGGCCGGCGCTGGCGGCAACTCGCTGCCGTCGGTCGGCCCCGACGGGCAGAAGCGGCGCGTGTGCTACTTCTACGACTCGGAGGTGGGCAACTACTACTACGGGCAGGGCCACCCGATGAAGCCGCACCGCATCCGCATGACCCACTCGCTGCTGGCGCAGTACGGCCTCCTCGACCAGATGCAGGTGCTGCGCCCCAACCCCGCCCGCGACCGCGACCTCTGCCGCTTCCACGCCGACGACTACATCTCCTTCCTCCGCTCCGTCACGCCCGAGACGCAGCAGGACCAGATCCGGGCCCTCAAGCGCTTCAACGTCGGCGAGGACTGCCCCGTCTTCGACGGCCTCTACAGCTTCTGCCAGACCTACGCGGGGGCCTCCGTCGGCGGCGCCGTCAAGCTCAACCACGGCCTTGACATCGCCATCAACTGGTCGGGGGGCCTGCACCACGCGAAGAAGTGCGAGGCCTCAGGGTTCTGCTACGTCAACGACATCGTACTCGCCATACTCGAGCTCCTCAAGCACCACCAG CGAGTTCTCTATGTCGATATTGATATCCACCATGGTGACGGAGTTGAGGAGGCATTCTACACGACAGACAGGGTTATGACAGTCTCATTCCACAAGTTTGGGGATTATTTCCCAGGTACAGGGGATGTCCGTGATATTGGGCATTCAAAAGGAAAGTATTACTCCCTTAATGTCCCTCTGGATGATGGGATTGACGACGAAAGCTACCAGTCCCTGTTTAAGCCTATAATGGCCAAAGTTATGGAGGTTTTCCAGCCTGGTGCAGTTGTTCTTCAATGTGGCGCCGATTCGTTATCTGGGGATAGGTTGGGTTGCTTCAATCTTTCGATCAGAGGTCATGCAGAATGCGTGAAGTACATGAGGTCTTTCAATGTTCCATTGTtgcttcttggcggtggtggctaTACCATAAGAAATGTCGCACGATGTTGGTGTTATGAG ACAGGAGTTGCACTTGGCCAAGAGCTCGAGGATAAGATGCCTGTCAATGAGTACTATGAATACTTCGGTCCAGATTACACTCTTCATGTAGCACCAAGTAACATGGAGAACAAAAATACACGCTACGAACTGGATAATATAAGAACCAAACTTCTTGACAATCTTTCAAAACTTCGACATGCCCCTAGCGTTCAGTTTCAAGAGCGACCTCCTGATACTGAGTTCCCTGAG CCGGATGAAGATGAAGACGATCAGGATGAAAGGCATGATGACCCTGATTCTGATATGGAAATGGATTATCACACACCTTTGGAAGACTCAGCAag GAGAATCACTATTCAAGGTACAAGAGTTAAGAGAGAATCAGCTGGAGCTGAGACAAAAGATCAG CAGGATGGTAGCAGAGTAACAGGTGAACATAGAGGACCAGAACCTATGGCAGAAGACATGGGTCCCTCCAAGCAAGCTCAT GTCGACGCTAATGCCATGACCGTGGATGAGCCCGGAATTGTCAAGACCGAATCAGGAAGCTCTACCAAGTTGCCTGACCCACCAGCCATCTACCAGAAGCCATGA
- the LOC123136961 gene encoding probable histone deacetylase 19 isoform X4: protein MDPSSAGAGGNSLPSVGPDGQKRRVCYFYDSEVGNYYYGQGHPMKPHRIRMTHSLLAQYGLLDQMQVLRPNPARDRDLCRFHADDYISFLRSVTPETQQDQIRALKRFNVGEDCPVFDGLYSFCQTYAGASVGGAVKLNHGLDIAINWSGGLHHAKKCEASGFCYVNDIVLAILELLKHHQRVLYVDIDIHHGDGVEEAFYTTDRVMTVSFHKFGDYFPGTGDVRDIGHSKGKYYSLNVPLDDGIDDESYQSLFKPIMAKVMEVFQPGAVVLQCGADSLSGDRLGCFNLSIRGHAECVKYMRSFNVPLLLLGGGGYTIRNVARCWCYETGVALGQELEDKMPVNEYYEYFGPDYTLHVAPSNMENKNTRYELDNIRTKLLDNLSKLRHAPSVQFQERPPDTEFPEPDEDEDDQDERHDDPDSDMEMDYHTPLEDSARRITIQGTRVKRESAGAETKDQDGSRVTGEHRGPEPMAEDMGPSKQAHVDANAMTVDEPGIVKTESGSSTKLPDPPAIYQKP, encoded by the exons atGGACCCTTCCTCGGCCGGCGCTGGCGGCAACTCGCTGCCGTCGGTCGGCCCCGACGGGCAGAAGCGGCGCGTGTGCTACTTCTACGACTCGGAGGTGGGCAACTACTACTACGGGCAGGGCCACCCGATGAAGCCGCACCGCATCCGCATGACCCACTCGCTGCTGGCGCAGTACGGCCTCCTCGACCAGATGCAGGTGCTGCGCCCCAACCCCGCCCGCGACCGCGACCTCTGCCGCTTCCACGCCGACGACTACATCTCCTTCCTCCGCTCCGTCACGCCCGAGACGCAGCAGGACCAGATCCGGGCCCTCAAGCGCTTCAACGTCGGCGAGGACTGCCCCGTCTTCGACGGCCTCTACAGCTTCTGCCAGACCTACGCGGGGGCCTCCGTCGGCGGCGCCGTCAAGCTCAACCACGGCCTTGACATCGCCATCAACTGGTCGGGGGGCCTGCACCACGCGAAGAAGTGCGAGGCCTCAGGGTTCTGCTACGTCAACGACATCGTACTCGCCATACTCGAGCTCCTCAAGCACCACCAG CGAGTTCTCTATGTCGATATTGATATCCACCATGGTGACGGAGTTGAGGAGGCATTCTACACGACAGACAGGGTTATGACAGTCTCATTCCACAAGTTTGGGGATTATTTCCCAGGTACAGGGGATGTCCGTGATATTGGGCATTCAAAAGGAAAGTATTACTCCCTTAATGTCCCTCTGGATGATGGGATTGACGACGAAAGCTACCAGTCCCTGTTTAAGCCTATAATGGCCAAAGTTATGGAGGTTTTCCAGCCTGGTGCAGTTGTTCTTCAATGTGGCGCCGATTCGTTATCTGGGGATAGGTTGGGTTGCTTCAATCTTTCGATCAGAGGTCATGCAGAATGCGTGAAGTACATGAGGTCTTTCAATGTTCCATTGTtgcttcttggcggtggtggctaTACCATAAGAAATGTCGCACGATGTTGGTGTTATGAG ACAGGAGTTGCACTTGGCCAAGAGCTCGAGGATAAGATGCCTGTCAATGAGTACTATGAATACTTCGGTCCAGATTACACTCTTCATGTAGCACCAAGTAACATGGAGAACAAAAATACACGCTACGAACTGGATAATATAAGAACCAAACTTCTTGACAATCTTTCAAAACTTCGACATGCCCCTAGCGTTCAGTTTCAAGAGCGACCTCCTGATACTGAGTTCCCTGAG CCGGATGAAGATGAAGACGATCAGGATGAAAGGCATGATGACCCTGATTCTGATATGGAAATGGATTATCACACACCTTTGGAAGACTCAGCAag GAGAATCACTATTCAAGGTACAAGAGTTAAGAGAGAATCAGCTGGAGCTGAGACAAAAGATCAG GATGGTAGCAGAGTAACAGGTGAACATAGAGGACCAGAACCTATGGCAGAAGACATGGGTCCCTCCAAGCAAGCTCAT GTCGACGCTAATGCCATGACCGTGGATGAGCCCGGAATTGTCAAGACCGAATCAGGAAGCTCTACCAAGTTGCCTGACCCACCAGCCATCTACCAGAAGCCATGA